Proteins found in one Gammaproteobacteria bacterium genomic segment:
- a CDS encoding response regulator, with amino-acid sequence MAHILIVDDSPTERHFLKSVLSENGYHISLAETAEQGIEMAKAEHPDLILMDVVMPGMNGFQATRFLTKSPETADIPVLMVSTKSDQTDQVWASRQGAKAYITKPVDGKSLLESVQHHLV; translated from the coding sequence ATGGCGCATATTTTAATTGTTGATGACTCACCAACAGAAAGACATTTTCTTAAAAGTGTTTTATCTGAGAACGGATACCACATCAGTCTTGCGGAGACTGCTGAGCAAGGAATTGAAATGGCAAAAGCAGAACATCCAGACTTAATCTTAATGGATGTTGTAATGCCAGGTATGAATGGATTTCAAGCAACACGCTTCTTAACTAAATCACCAGAAACGGCTGATATTCCTGTGCTCATGGTGAGTACTAAGAGCGATCAAACAGACCAAGTTTGGGCGTCTAGACAAGGTGCTAAAGCTTACATAACTAAACCAGTTGACGGAAAATCGTTGCTGGAGTCGGTTCAACACCATCTCGTCTAA
- a CDS encoding chemotaxis protein CheW yields MTAFNYLSELDQRFSSESGSVLANSASVMKTLHFRVGRYDLLLPLNDTTEIISQINYSRIPISRSWLIGIASCRGQLLTLIDLKNFLFNSDPIKKIGKRRIVANKVGSNFLGFVVDHAVGLMNLQQSEFENSYPEHWDSGLVNYLSGIYKENDVYFGICDFNKMINDKRFTEAQKNYN; encoded by the coding sequence ATGACTGCGTTTAATTACTTAAGTGAGCTAGATCAAAGATTCTCATCTGAGTCAGGTTCTGTGTTGGCAAACAGCGCTTCAGTGATGAAGACGTTACATTTTAGAGTGGGACGATATGATCTATTGCTTCCATTGAACGATACAACGGAAATTATCTCGCAGATTAATTATTCTCGTATTCCAATTTCACGTTCGTGGTTAATAGGTATAGCAAGTTGTAGGGGGCAATTGCTGACATTGATAGATTTGAAAAATTTTCTATTTAACTCGGATCCAATTAAGAAAATTGGTAAGCGAAGAATTGTTGCTAATAAAGTCGGATCAAATTTTTTGGGGTTTGTGGTTGACCATGCTGTAGGTTTAATGAATCTCCAGCAAAGTGAGTTTGAAAATAGTTACCCAGAACATTGGGATAGTGGGCTGGTGAATTACTTGTCCGGGATATACAAAGAAAATGATGTGTATTTTGGTATATGTGATTTTAATAAAATGATCAATGATAAACGTTTTACAGAAGCGCAAAAAAATTACAATTAA
- the gshB gene encoding glutathione synthase — MTVKIAVIMDPIESIHTYKDSTFAMLLEAQRRSWSIHYIRPNSLYVLDGRPFAQVASLSVHDMPQNWHQRSDFCDMSLCDFNVILMRKDPPFDMEYIYTTYVLELAQKSGVCVVNDPISLRSMNEKFSIVNFPNCCAPTLVTRDRDRINNFINEHADVVVKPMDAMGGESIFRISPHDSNKNSIIDQITDKGANTIMAQRFIPEISKGDKRILLINGEPIPYALARVPAEGEFRGNLAAGGSGHGVPLSDKDRQICTEIKTTLVDNGILFAGVDVIGSYLTEINITSPTCIRELDAQYDLNISGRLFDHIETLIKS, encoded by the coding sequence ATGACCGTAAAAATTGCAGTAATCATGGATCCGATTGAGTCAATCCATACCTACAAAGACAGCACATTTGCGATGCTACTAGAAGCTCAGCGCAGATCTTGGAGTATCCACTACATTCGCCCCAACAGCTTATACGTTCTGGATGGAAGGCCATTTGCACAGGTTGCTTCGCTTTCTGTTCATGATATGCCCCAGAATTGGCATCAACGGTCTGACTTCTGCGATATGTCATTATGTGATTTTAACGTCATCCTAATGCGCAAAGATCCACCATTTGATATGGAATACATCTACACCACCTATGTGCTAGAACTAGCCCAGAAATCAGGTGTATGCGTCGTCAACGACCCTATTTCATTACGCAGTATGAATGAGAAATTCTCTATTGTTAATTTTCCAAATTGTTGCGCTCCAACACTTGTGACACGTGATCGAGATAGAATTAACAATTTCATTAATGAACATGCCGACGTGGTAGTAAAACCCATGGACGCCATGGGAGGAGAGTCAATATTTAGGATTTCACCTCATGATAGTAATAAAAACTCAATTATCGACCAGATCACTGACAAAGGGGCCAACACCATTATGGCGCAACGATTCATTCCCGAAATCAGCAAAGGCGATAAACGTATTCTACTAATTAACGGCGAGCCCATTCCTTATGCTTTAGCAAGAGTACCAGCTGAAGGTGAATTCCGCGGCAACCTTGCTGCAGGTGGATCAGGACATGGGGTACCGTTAAGCGATAAAGACCGGCAGATTTGCACAGAAATTAAAACAACTTTGGTAGATAATGGAATATTATTCGCTGGTGTGGATGTTATTGGTTCATATTTAACAGAAATAAATATTACTAGTCCTACTTGTATTAGAGAACTTGACGCACAGTACGATCTAAACATTAGTGGTAGATTGTTTGACCATATTGAGACATTAATAAAATCATGA
- a CDS encoding response regulator, with translation MIIDDSKTIRKSAETLLSKEGCEVLTAQDGFEALALIAVNKPDIIFVDIMMPRLDGYQTCTLIKNNRQFRDTPVIMLTSKDSIFDKARGRIVGSEEYLTKPFTRDDLLQAVNRHASNQETNE, from the coding sequence ATGATTATTGATGATAGTAAAACTATTAGGAAATCTGCTGAAACACTACTGAGTAAAGAAGGTTGTGAAGTGTTAACTGCACAAGATGGCTTTGAAGCGCTAGCGCTTATTGCTGTTAATAAGCCTGACATCATATTTGTAGATATTATGATGCCAAGATTAGACGGCTATCAAACATGCACATTAATTAAAAATAATCGTCAATTTAGAGATACTCCTGTGATCATGCTTACAAGTAAAGACAGCATTTTCGATAAAGCGAGAGGACGAATTGTCGGGTCGGAAGAATACTTAACCAAACCATTTACTCGAGACGACTTGCTTCAAGCAGTTAATCGCCATGCAAGCAATCAAGAAACGAATGAATAA